GTGCTCTCGACGACGTTCTCGACGTCGCGCACGATCTTCGCCTGCAGCACGCCCGCGCTGATCCGGCGGTGGTAGCCGATCGAGAGCTCCTGCAGGCGGCGGCACAGCGCCATGCGCAGGTTCGTCTCGACGGTGCGGACCGAGAGGGACAGCTGGCGGATGAACAGCACGCTCAGCGGGTAGTTCTGGCCGATGAACAGCGCCATGAGCGCGGCGGCCCACCACAGGTCCCGCAGCGGGCGGTGGTCGACGACGATGTCGATGACCTCGGCGGTGAGCACCGGCATGATCCACACCGGCGAGTGCTTGAACGCGAACGCCACCGCGGCGACGAGGAGCCGCCACCGCTGGCCGGCGAACAGGTACGCGAGCGTGCGCAGGGGTCGGCCGCCCTGGTAGCGGTCCTCGAGCAGCTCGGCTGTCACCGCGTCATCGTAACGATTCGACCGCGATCGCACCGGGTGATCCCGCGGACCGTGGCGAGCGGGTGCGGGACGAGTGCCCGGCCTGCGCCCCCGCCCCGCGTCAGCGTGAGCGCGCCGCGAGCGCCGCCGCGTACAGGTCCCGCTTCGCCACCTGGCCCGCGACCGCGACGTCGGCGACGGCGTCCTTGAGCCGCTCGCCGCCGTCGGCCCGCGCGAGCACCTCGACGACGAGGTCCGCCATCGACGTCGCCGCCGGGCCCGCGACCCCCGCGACGACGACCGCGATCTCGCCGCGCACCTCGCCGTCGGCCGCCCACGCCGCCAGCTCGGCGACCGGCCCGCGGCGGACCTCCTCGTACGTCTTCGTGAGCTCGCGGCACACCGCCGCGGCCCGGTCGCCGCCGAACGCCTCGACCATCGCCGCGAGCGTCTCGGCGAGCCGGTGCGGCGCCTCGAAGAACACCATCGTGCGCCGCTCGGTCGCGAGGGCGGCGAGAGCCCGTGCCCGCTCCCCGGCCTTGCGCGGCGGGAACCCCTCGAAGCAGAAGCGGTCGGTCGGCAGCCCGGAGAGCGCCAGCGCGGTCAGCACCGCGCTCGGACCCGGCGCCGCGGTCACCGGCAGCCCCGCCTCGACGGCCGCGGCGACCACGCGGAACCCCGGGTCGGAGACCGACGGCATCCCCGCGTCGGTCACCACGACGACCGTCCCGCCCTGCGCGACGACGTCGAGCAGCTCGCGCGCGCGGGCCGCCTCGTTGTGCTCCTGGTAGCTCACGACCCGCCCGCCGACCGTGACGCCCATGCGCGCCGCGAGCGCCCGCAGCCGGCGGGTGTCCTCGGCCGCGACGACGTCCGACTCCTCGAGCAGCCGGCGCAGGCGCGGCGAGGCGTCCTCGACGTCGCCGATCGGGGTCGCCGCGAGGACGAGCCGGCCGGTCGGGGTGCCTGGTGTGCTCACGCCGCAAGCCTGCCACCCGCCGCGGCGGGGGCAGGCCACCGCGCCGGGCTGACCGCGACGACGCGGACGGCGCTCGTGCAGCGGCGGGCGGCCGCACGTCCGGGCTCCGCCGCTCGGCCGTCCGGGCACGCTCCGGCGGGCGTCGTCGGGCGACCACGGACCGGAACGACCGGGATCGGGAGGGGGCGCACGCGGGAGCGCTCCCCCTACGATGACCGGGTGCCGCGCACCTTCGACGACGACGCCGCGCCCACGGGCGCCTCGACGTCCACCGACCCGGCAGGTCCCCGCGCGCCCGGGGAGCAGCCCCCGGACCACCGCGGGGCAGGCACGGCCGACGGAGCGCCTGCCCCCGCGGAGCGCAGCGACGGGCCCGACGACGGCCGCCCGTTCCACGCCGTGATGACCGCGAAGGTCCGCGCCGACGGCGACGCGGAGGCGGACGAGGCCGAGCGGGACAACTTGGCCGACGGGACCGACCCGGCCGACGCCGGGCCCATCGTCCCGACCGAGACCCGCCTCCTGCGCCGCCTGCTCGGCACCGCGACCCTCGAGCTCGACGCCACCCCGCGCGCGCGCCTGCTGGGCTGGCTGTGGCCGCTCGCGGTGACCGCGCTCGCCGCGTTCCTGCGCCTGTGGGACCTCGGGCGCCCGCGCGAGCTCGTGTTCGACGAGACGTACTACGTCAAGCAGGCGTACTCGATGCTCGAGCGCGGCTACGAGGCGCAGTGGCTCGGCGACGACGCCAACCAGCGCTTCGCCGCGGGCGACCCCGGCGCGCTCCAGGTCGCCGCGGAGTACGTCGTGCACCCGCAGGTCGGCAAGTGGATGCTCGCGCTCGGGCTGCAGCTCGGGGGCGGCGTCGAGAACCCGGCGGCGTGGCGCCTCGGCGCGGCGATCGCCGGGATCCTCAGCGTGCTCATGGTCGCGCGGATCGGGCGGCGGCTGCTCGCGTCGACCGCGCTCGGCACGCTCGCGGGGCTGCTGCTCGCGGTCGACGGCATGGCGATCGTGCACTCGCGGATCGGCCTGCTCGACGGGTTCGTCATGTTCTTCGCGCTCGCGGCGTTCGGCGCGCTGCTGATCGACCGCGAGCAGGCCCGGCGCCGGCTCGCGGCGCGGACCGCGGCGGTCCTCGACTCGGGCGCCGCGCTGGGCTGGGGCCCGTGGACGGGCGTGCGGTGGTGGCGGCTCGCCGCGGCCGTGCTGCTCGGGCTGTGCGCGGGGACCAAGTGGTCGGGCGTGTACTTCCTCGCGGTGTTCGGGCTGATGAGCGTCCTGTGGGACGCGACGGCCCGGCGCGCCGTGGGGGTCCGCGCGTGGCCACTCGCGGCGTTCGTCAAGGACGCCGTGCCGGCCGGGATCGCGATGGTGGCGATCGCGGTCCTCACCTACGTCGGCACGTGGTGGTCGTGGTTCCGCTCCCCCGACGCCTACGGGCGGCTGTGGGCGGAGCAGAACCCCGGGCAGGGCGTGCAGTGGCTGCCCGAGGGGCTGCGCTCGCTGTGGAAGTACCACACCGACATGTGGGCGTTCCACACGTCGCTCAGCGCCGAGCACTCCTACGCGGCGCACCCGCTCGGCTGGATCGTGCAGTGGCGCCCGACGTCGTACTTCTACCCCGCCGGCGTCTCGACGCTGCCGCCCGACCAGGCGCGCGAGGCGTGCGGGGCCGACGCGTGCGCGCAGGCGATCACGTCGCTCGGCAACCCGCTGATCTGGTGGGCCGCGGCCGCCGCGATCGTGGTCGCGCTCGGCTGGCTCGTGTGGCAGCGCGACTGGCGCGCGGGCGCCGTGCTGTCGGGGATCGCCGCGGGCTGGCTCCCGTGGTTCGCCTACACGCACCGCACGATCTTCGCGTTCTACTCGATCGCGTTCACGCCGTGGGTCGTGCTCACGCTCGTGTACGTGCTCGGGCTGCTCATCGGCGAGCGGGACGGTGACCCGGTGCACCGGCGGCGCGCCATCGCCGGGGTCTCGGCGTTCGTCGTGGTGATCGTCGCGGTGAGCGCGTTCTTCTACCCGATCTGGACGGCGTGGGTCATCCCCTACTCGTTCTGGCACGCGCACATGTGGCTCGACACCTGGGTGTAGACCCGCACGCTGCAGGCCCGCACGGCGCGGACCCGCACGGCGGCCCCTGTGCAGCGATCGGATGACGGAACCGTCACGATCAGGCCACGACGCCCCGGCCGCCCCGCGCCCGCCCCTACCGTCGCCGCATGAGACGACACCGGGTGCGAGGACGCAGGACCGCTGTGCTGGCCGCCGTGCCGCTGCTGCTCGTCGGGGTGCTCGCGGGCTGCTCCGCGAGCGACTCGGGCGGCTCCGAGGCCGCCTCGGACGCGGCCGCCCCGATGCAGGAGGCCCCGCAGGCCGCGGACGCTGCCGAGGGTGCCGTCGGCGGTGAGGCCGGCGCCGAGCGCGCGGCGGAGGACACCGACGCGAGCGGGCGCCAGGTCGTCACGAGCGGCGAGGTGCAGCTGACGTCCGAGGAGCCGCGCGACGCCGCCGACGAGGTCGTCCGGCTCGTCGAGGCGGCCGACGGGCGTGTCGACGAGCGCTACGAGCGCGCCGCGACCTCCGGGCAGGAGGCCGGCGCCGACCTGCTGGTCCGCGTGCCGTCGGACGACCTGACCCCGACGCTCGACGCGCTCGAGGAGATCGGCACGGTCGAGTCCGTCAACCTGTCCGCCGAGGACGTGACCGCGCGCAGCACCGACCTCGACGCGCGGATCCGGTCGCTGCAGATCTCGGTGGCGCGCATGGAGGACCTGCTCAGCAAGGCCACGACGAGCGAGGACCTCATCACGGCCGAGGTCGCGCTGTCGGAGCGGCAGACGAACCTCGAGACGCTGCAGTCGCAGCGCGCCCGCCTCGCCGAGCAGGTCGCGCTCTCGACGCTGCGGGTGTCGATCACCGAGCCGTCCGACGAGCCGGAGGTCGTCGAGGAGGAGCCCGCACCCGAGGGCTTCCTCGGCGGGCTCGCGGTCGGCTGGGAGTCGCTCGTCGCGATGCTCGGCGGGCTCGTCCTCGTGCTCGGGGTCCTGCTGCCGTGGCTCGTGCTCGGCGCGCTCGTGGCGTTCGGCGTCGTCCGCCTGCTGCGGTGGGTGCGCGCGCACCGGCCGGCCCGCGCCCCGCAGCCGTACCCGCCGGGTCCGTGGGTCGGCACGCCGGCCGCGCCGCCGCAGAGCGGTCCGCCCGCGTACGGCGGCCGCGCTCCGCACGCCGCTGCGCAGGGCGCCGCGCCGGTCGCGCAGCCCGAGCCGTCGCCGGTCGAGCCCGACGACCAGCCGGCACCGGAGCCGGCGCCGAACCCGACCCAGGAGCGCTGACCCGGCGACGGGTCAGGCCGTGCGGGCCGCGACCTCGTCGGGCTCGGTGCTCGCGAGCCGCCGCGCGATGACCGCGCACGTCGCGAGCTGCAGCTGGTGGAACACGATGACCGGCAGCGCGACGCTCGCCGCGACGACGGGGCTGAACAGCACCGACGCCATGGGCAGGCCGGTCGCGAGGCTCTTCTTCGACCCGCACATGAGCAGCGCGATCCGGTCGGGCCGGCTCAGCCCGAGCCGCCCGCCCGCACCCCAGGTCGTCGCGAGCATGACCGCGAGCAGCACCGCGCACACCACGAGGAGCACGACGAGCGACACCCAGGTGAGGTCGTCCCACGCCCCCGAGACCTGCGCCTCGCTGACCGACGCGTACGCGACGAGCAGGATCGCGGCCCGGTCGGTCGCGAGGGTCAGCGGGCGGTGCGCGCGCACCCAGCGCCCGATCCACGGCTGCACGGCCTGCCCGACGACGAACGGCACGAGCAGCTGCAGCAGGGTCGCGGCGGCCGACCCGCCGAGCGGTCCCCCGGTCCGGCTGAGCAGCACCGCGACGAACAGCGGCGTCAGCACGATCCCGAGCACGTTCGACACCGTCGCCCCGCAGATCGCCCCGGCGACGTTGCCGCGTGCGATCGACGTGAACACGACCGACGACTGGATCGTCGACGGCAGCACCGAGAGGAACAGCAGCCCGGTCTTGAGCTCGGGCGCCAGGACCGCGTCGGGCAGCAGCTGGACCGCGAGCCCGAGCACGGGGAACAGCACGTAGGTCGCGGCGAGCATCGAGCCCTGCAGCTTCCAGGCGCGCAGCCCGTCCCACACCTCGCGCGTCGCCATGCGCGCGCCGTAGAGGAAGAACAGGACGACGATCGCGGCGGTCTTGACGGTGCCGAGCGCGTCGGCGGCGACGCCCTGGGCCGGGAGCACGAGCCCCAGGACGAGCACCGCCACGATCATCACGACGAGCGGGTCGACCCACGCCTTCACGGCGGACCAGGTGCGGCGCGCGCCGCCGGAGGGTTCGGGGGGGCTGCCGGGCATCGCGTCATCATGCCACCGGGACGTTTCCGGCTCAGAACCGCGTACTTGCGACAGCACGCACGTCGCTCCCCTCCTCTGGCGCACGCGACGCGCTTAGTCTTACTATCCAGAAAGTAAGTTGCTCCCAGCGTCGGGAGCAGGCTGCGACGTCGTACCGCAACACCGGACTCACAAGGTCGTGATCGTCCCCCTGCAGGTGCACACCCGAGTCGCCTGCTGCTCCCCGCTGTCCCGGTCTCCCCGCTGCACCATGCGCCGCGGGCCCTCCGCGCGCCTCCTCCGAGCTCTCAGGAGCCTCCTCATGGTCCGATCTGCAGGAACCGTCCCCCTCGCGGCGCCCACGGCGTCCGCCTGGCGCCGGCCCGTCCTCGTGCTCCTCCTCGTCGCGACGCTCCTGTCGTTCGCGACCCTGACCCCGCTCGTCCCGGTCGCGCACGCAGCCGGTCCGCTCATCTCGCAGGGCAAGCCCGTGACGGCGTCGTCCGTGGAGAACGCGGGCACCCCGGCCGCGAACGCCGTCGACGGCAGCACGGACACGCGCTGGTCGAGCGCCTCCGCCGACCCGCAGTGGATCCAGGTCGACCTCGGCGGGACCTACGCGATCGACCAGGTCGTGCTCCGCTGGGAGGCCGCGTACGCGCGCTCCTACCAGGTCCAGGTCGCGTCGTCGGCGTCGGGCCCGTGGACGGACGTCCACGCGACGACCACCGGCGACGGCGGCGTCGACACCCTCGCAGTGACCGGCACGGGCCGCTACGTGCGCGTGCTCGGCACGCAGCGCGCGACGGGCTACGGCTACTCGCTGTGGGAGCTCCAGGTCTTCGGGACCGGGACGACGACGCCCACGTGCAGCACCGGCACGAACGCCGCGCTGAACAAGCCGGCCTCGGCCTCGTCGACCGAGAACGCGGGCACTCCCGCGTCCGCCGCGGTCGACGCGAGCACGACCACCCGCTGGGCGAGTGCGTCCGCGGACCCGCAGTGGATCCAGGTCGACCTCGGCAGCACGCAGAGCATCTGCCGCGTCGTGCTCAGCTGGGAGGCGGCGTACGGCCGCGCGTACCAGATCCAGACGAGCGGCTCGGCGAGCGGCCCGTGGACGACGATCTACTCGACGACGACCGGGGACGGCGGCACCGACACCCTCGCCGTCGACGGCAGCGGGCGCTACGTCCGCATGAACGGCACGGCTCGCGGCACCGGCTACGGCTACTCGCTGTGGGACTTCCAGGTCCTCACCACCACCCCGACCGGCACCACGTGCGCCGCGCAGCCCACGGTCCCGGACTTCGGCCCGAACGTCCGCATCTTCGAGGACAGCACGCCCGACGCGACCATCCAGGCGTCGCTCAACCAGGTCTTCGAGGCGCAGAAGGACACCCAGGCCCACCAGTTCCACGACCGGCGCGACGCGCTGCTTTTCAAGCCCGGCTCGTACGACGTCTACGCGAACATCGGCTTCAACACCTCGATCCAGGGCCTCGCGCAGAACCCCGACGGCGTCACCATCAACGGTGCCGTCACGGTCGACGCGTTCAACGCGAGCGATGCCGGCAACGCGACGCAGAACTTCTGGCGCAGCGCCGAGAACCTGACGATCAACACGAACGGCGGCCGCAACCGCTGGGGCGTCTCCCAGGCCGCGCCGTTCCGCCGCATGAACGTCCTCGGCGGCCTCGACCTGTTCCCGGCGTCGTACGGCTGGTCCTCGGGCGGCTACATCTCCGACACCCGCGTGAGCGGCTCGGTCGAGTCGGCGTCGCAGCAGCAGTGGTTCACCATGAACAGCAACCTCGGCAGCTGGAGCGGCTCCAACTGGAACATGGTGTTCTCCGGCGTCAACGGCGCCCCGGCGACCAACTTCTCCACCTCGCCGAGCGGCGTGCACCACACGAACGTCGGCAGCACGCCGACCTCGCGCGACGTCCCGTACATCTACGTCGCGGGCAACGAGTACCGCCTGTTCCTGCCGGCGCTGCGCACCAACGCGAGCGGCGCGAGCTGGGCCGTCGGCGCTCCCACGCCCGGCTCGTCCGTGAGCTTCAGCCAGGTGTTCGTGGCCCGGCCGTCGGACAGCGCCGCGACCATCAACGCCCGCATCGCAGGCGGCTGCCACGTCGTCTTCACGCCGGGCATCTACAACCTCGACGCCCCGATCGTCGTGAACCGGGCCGACACGGTCCTGCTCGGCATGGGCTACGCCACGCTCGTCCCGCAGGGCGGCGTCACGGCCATCGCGGTCGGCGACGTCGACGGCGTCCGCGTCAAGGGCATGTTCATCGACGCCGGCACCACGAACAGCAACGCGCTCATGACGGTCGGCACCACCGCCGGGATCGGCACGAGCCGCGCCGCCAACCCCGTGACCGTCCAGGACGTGTTCTTCCGGATCGGCGGCCGCGTGGCCGGCAAGGCGACCAACTCGCTGATCGTCAACAGCAGCAACACGATCGTCGACCACACCTGGATGTGGCGCGGGGACCACGGCAACGCGGGCACGATCGGCTGGACGATCAACACCGCCGACACCGGCCTCGTGGTCAACGGCAACGACGTGCTCGCGACCGGCCTGTTCGTCGAGCACTACCAGAAGTACGAGGTCATCTGGAACGGCCAGCGCGGCCGGGTCATCTTCTTCCAGAACGAGAAGCCGTACGACCCGCCGAACCAGGCCGCGTGGATGAACGGCAGCCGCCAGGGCTACGCGTCCCTCAAGGTCGCGGACTCGGTCACGTCGTTCCGGGCGCAGGGCCTCGGCAGCTACGTGTTCTTCCAGGCCGACCCGTCGGTCAACCTGTTCCACACCTTCGAGGCGCCGGTGAACCCGAACGTGC
The Cellulomonas sp. NS3 DNA segment above includes these coding regions:
- the rsmI gene encoding 16S rRNA (cytidine(1402)-2'-O)-methyltransferase codes for the protein MSTPGTPTGRLVLAATPIGDVEDASPRLRRLLEESDVVAAEDTRRLRALAARMGVTVGGRVVSYQEHNEAARARELLDVVAQGGTVVVVTDAGMPSVSDPGFRVVAAAVEAGLPVTAAPGPSAVLTALALSGLPTDRFCFEGFPPRKAGERARALAALATERRTMVFFEAPHRLAETLAAMVEAFGGDRAAAVCRELTKTYEEVRRGPVAELAAWAADGEVRGEIAVVVAGVAGPAATSMADLVVEVLARADGGERLKDAVADVAVAGQVAKRDLYAAALAARSR
- a CDS encoding dolichyl-phosphate-mannose--protein mannosyltransferase; translation: MPRTFDDDAAPTGASTSTDPAGPRAPGEQPPDHRGAGTADGAPAPAERSDGPDDGRPFHAVMTAKVRADGDAEADEAERDNLADGTDPADAGPIVPTETRLLRRLLGTATLELDATPRARLLGWLWPLAVTALAAFLRLWDLGRPRELVFDETYYVKQAYSMLERGYEAQWLGDDANQRFAAGDPGALQVAAEYVVHPQVGKWMLALGLQLGGGVENPAAWRLGAAIAGILSVLMVARIGRRLLASTALGTLAGLLLAVDGMAIVHSRIGLLDGFVMFFALAAFGALLIDREQARRRLAARTAAVLDSGAALGWGPWTGVRWWRLAAAVLLGLCAGTKWSGVYFLAVFGLMSVLWDATARRAVGVRAWPLAAFVKDAVPAGIAMVAIAVLTYVGTWWSWFRSPDAYGRLWAEQNPGQGVQWLPEGLRSLWKYHTDMWAFHTSLSAEHSYAAHPLGWIVQWRPTSYFYPAGVSTLPPDQAREACGADACAQAITSLGNPLIWWAAAAAIVVALGWLVWQRDWRAGAVLSGIAAGWLPWFAYTHRTIFAFYSIAFTPWVVLTLVYVLGLLIGERDGDPVHRRRAIAGVSAFVVVIVAVSAFFYPIWTAWVIPYSFWHAHMWLDTWV
- a CDS encoding DUF4349 domain-containing protein, with the translated sequence MRRHRVRGRRTAVLAAVPLLLVGVLAGCSASDSGGSEAASDAAAPMQEAPQAADAAEGAVGGEAGAERAAEDTDASGRQVVTSGEVQLTSEEPRDAADEVVRLVEAADGRVDERYERAATSGQEAGADLLVRVPSDDLTPTLDALEEIGTVESVNLSAEDVTARSTDLDARIRSLQISVARMEDLLSKATTSEDLITAEVALSERQTNLETLQSQRARLAEQVALSTLRVSITEPSDEPEVVEEEPAPEGFLGGLAVGWESLVAMLGGLVLVLGVLLPWLVLGALVAFGVVRLLRWVRAHRPARAPQPYPPGPWVGTPAAPPQSGPPAYGGRAPHAAAQGAAPVAQPEPSPVEPDDQPAPEPAPNPTQER
- a CDS encoding bile acid:sodium symporter family protein, which encodes MPGSPPEPSGGARRTWSAVKAWVDPLVVMIVAVLVLGLVLPAQGVAADALGTVKTAAIVVLFFLYGARMATREVWDGLRAWKLQGSMLAATYVLFPVLGLAVQLLPDAVLAPELKTGLLFLSVLPSTIQSSVVFTSIARGNVAGAICGATVSNVLGIVLTPLFVAVLLSRTGGPLGGSAAATLLQLLVPFVVGQAVQPWIGRWVRAHRPLTLATDRAAILLVAYASVSEAQVSGAWDDLTWVSLVVLLVVCAVLLAVMLATTWGAGGRLGLSRPDRIALLMCGSKKSLATGLPMASVLFSPVVAASVALPVIVFHQLQLATCAVIARRLASTEPDEVAARTA
- a CDS encoding discoidin domain-containing protein, whose protein sequence is MVRSAGTVPLAAPTASAWRRPVLVLLLVATLLSFATLTPLVPVAHAAGPLISQGKPVTASSVENAGTPAANAVDGSTDTRWSSASADPQWIQVDLGGTYAIDQVVLRWEAAYARSYQVQVASSASGPWTDVHATTTGDGGVDTLAVTGTGRYVRVLGTQRATGYGYSLWELQVFGTGTTTPTCSTGTNAALNKPASASSTENAGTPASAAVDASTTTRWASASADPQWIQVDLGSTQSICRVVLSWEAAYGRAYQIQTSGSASGPWTTIYSTTTGDGGTDTLAVDGSGRYVRMNGTARGTGYGYSLWDFQVLTTTPTGTTCAAQPTVPDFGPNVRIFEDSTPDATIQASLNQVFEAQKDTQAHQFHDRRDALLFKPGSYDVYANIGFNTSIQGLAQNPDGVTINGAVTVDAFNASDAGNATQNFWRSAENLTINTNGGRNRWGVSQAAPFRRMNVLGGLDLFPASYGWSSGGYISDTRVSGSVESASQQQWFTMNSNLGSWSGSNWNMVFSGVNGAPATNFSTSPSGVHHTNVGSTPTSRDVPYIYVAGNEYRLFLPALRTNASGASWAVGAPTPGSSVSFSQVFVARPSDSAATINARIAGGCHVVFTPGIYNLDAPIVVNRADTVLLGMGYATLVPQGGVTAIAVGDVDGVRVKGMFIDAGTTNSNALMTVGTTAGIGTSRAANPVTVQDVFFRIGGRVAGKATNSLIVNSSNTIVDHTWMWRGDHGNAGTIGWTINTADTGLVVNGNDVLATGLFVEHYQKYEVIWNGQRGRVIFFQNEKPYDPPNQAAWMNGSRQGYASLKVADSVTSFRAQGLGSYVFFQADPSVNLFHTFEAPVNPNVRFENMAVVSLGGVGNMSHVINGTGPGVNSGTMNAYLLSYP